In Candidatus Aegiribacteria sp., the DNA window AGCAACAGCGATCTTCATTGATATTTCCGGTTTTACACCAATGGCTGAAAAGCTCTACAAACATGGCAAAGTCGGCTCAGAAGTCCTTTCTTCAGTGCTTAATGATACTTTTCAGCCTATAATTTCAAAAATCTATTCTTTCGGCGGGTTCATATCCAGTTTTCCCGGAGATGCCATAAGCGCGATATTTCCTTCAAAATCACCTGACGAAATAGAACCTCTTGTCCGCATAATTCAAAGTCAGTTCAGTGATGAATCCAGAAAGACTCAATTCGGAGATTTCTTCATCAGCGCGCGCTTGGGTGTTTCTCAGGGGTCAGTTCTGTGGGGAATCGTGGGAAAAGCCCGAAAGAAAACGTTCTTCTTCAGGGGCAAAGCCATAAGCAATTCCGCTGAAGCTACCGATTCATGCTCTCCCGGTGAGGCCGTATTCGTCGATAATCCCAACATTCCGTTAAAACCTGTATCCAGCGAGTATTTTCAGGACATCCCGGATAGTATTCCGAAATTCACCGATATCAGAACCAGGATAGCAAGCCGGTTTACTCACCAGAAAGTACTTGGAATCAATGAAATAACAGGTGAATTCCGCGAGATAGTACCGATCTTCATCTCTTTCCGTGAAATGAACATCTTCAGGGAACTGAATGAATTCGCAAGTATGGTATTGAATGCGGCAGCAGGATTTGGCGGGTATTTCAATGGATTATTCTTCGAGGACAAAGGTGCTTCAGCGCTTGTGCTTTTCGGAGCTCCGGTAACATACGAGAATAATGTTGAAAGGGCGCTGGAATTTATTCTGTCAATTCGCGAAGATACGCGCTGGGATATCAGAGCGGGGATGTCAAAGGGCATCGCGTATACGGGAGTTATAGGATCAAAACTCAGATGTACTTATACAGCAATCGGGGATGTCGCTAATACGGCGGCGAGAATTATGAGCAAAGCTCAGTGGAATCAGATCTTAGTGTCTGATGATGTTCTTCAGGATCTTGAAATCGAATATCAGACCATCTCGCTCCCCCCCCTTATTCTCAAAGGCAAGACGCAGGCAGTCAGCGTTCTCGAACTTGTCGGCGGAAGAAGAGGAATAAACAGAAACCCGTTCAGTGATAAATTCGTTGGAAGAAGCGGTGAACTGGAGAAGGCTCAGTTATTCTGCACATCACTCCTGGAAGAAAAACGATCGGGAGGAATTCTATACATATACGGTGATCCGGGAATGGGAAAATCAAGATTGCTTTTCGAACTGTCAAAAGAGTTATCAGATTCATGCAGAACGATAACAATTAAAACCGATGATGTTCTCAGGAAAAGCCTTAATCCCTTCATCGGCTTTCTGAAGAAGTATTTCAATCAGGAAGACTCTCAATCGCATATAGACAACAAAATTGATTTTGAGGAAGTCTGGGAAAACCTTATCGAGGATGTTCTTGAAATCGAGGATACGAAATCATCCGATAACGTCGTGGATGCTCTTGAAAATCTGCATTCAGTTATCGGAGCGATGCTAGGCTTCCACTGGGGAGGGTCTTTCTACGAAACACTTGACGCTATGGGACGTTTCGAGAATACGCTTTACGCTATAAATGAGCTGTTCATCGCATTTTCATTACTGCGCCCTACAATTATCCTTCTCGAAGACCTGCAGTGGCTTGATCGAGATTCCGGTAAAGCCTTTGAATTTCTTTCGAGGAATATGAAGAACTACCCTCTTATTATCATGGTGTCAAGCAGGTTAAACGATGACGGATCAAAACCCGCACTCAGCTTGGAGGATGCTATTCCAAAACACGAAATTGTACTTGATGTTCTTTCAGATGAATCATCGCTCGAACTTATTATCGATCTCCTCGAATACCCGCCGGAAAAGGAACTCAGTTCTTTCGTAATGTCCCGAACGGAAGGCAATCCGTTCTATATAGAGCAGTTCTGCCTTTATCTGATTGAGAATGGACATATTGGTTTTGAAAACGGTACGAGCAGCCTTGTACGGAAAGATCAAGAAATACCGTCTGGAATAAAAACAGTCCTTATCGCACGGCTTGACAGGCTCCCCGAAGAACTCAGAGAGCTGGTGCAATGCGCATCGATACTGGGTCAGGAATTCGATACTCTGATACTTTCAGAGATGCAGGATCGCAAAGATATATCAGGTTTATTAACCGCTGGGGAAAAGGAGATAATCTGGACTTCTTCTCCCGCGGGCAGCCTGTATACATTCAGACATCCTCTTCTCCGCGACGCTTCTTACGACATGCAGCTGAGAGGTCATCTGCGAAAGCTTCACAGTAAAGCTGCCAAAGCTGTACTTAAGCTCTACCCGGATGACAAAGACCAGTACATCAGCCTGGCACATCATTACGAAAACGCGAAGATGTTCAAAGAGGCGATTCTCTATCATGAGCTTGCGGCCAACTATGCAAGGGATAACTACAGGAATTATGACGCGATAGAAATGTACGACAAACTGAATACTTTCTATTCCTGGACCGAAGATGTCTTCATGACGGAAAGCTGCGTAATATTCAAATCTGTCGACGCTCCGGGTTTTGAAGACATTCCTGTTATCGAGTCTGTGCTGAAGTACATAAGCATACTTTCGAACCAGGCCGCTGTATTGCAGATTTCGGGCGAATGGGACAGAGCTGAAAATACTCGAAGAACTATTCTTGAACTCGCACTGAGAATTAATGACATGCCTGCAATTGCCGAAGCACAATATCAGCTTGGAAAGCAACTTTCCAGAAAGGGCACGAACGATGAGTCTCTTGATCTTTTAACATTATCGCTTTCTCTGTTTACGAATATTGGCGATCAGAATGGTATCACGAAGGTTCTCGGGAGTATAGGTGTTGTCCACTGGCATAAAGGAAATTCTGATGAGGCAATGAAATGCTATGAAGAGCAACTTGATATTTCACTCAGTGAATCGAACTTAAAGGAGACCTCACTCGCACACGCTAACATGGGTGTACTGGAATTCACCAGAAGAAATTCAGACAAGGCTATGGAGCATTTCAAGAAACATCTTGAACTGGCAATCGAATCCGGTGACAGAAGAGAAGAAGCAAAAGCTCTGGGGAACCTTGGAATAGCCTACAGCAGCGAGGAAAATTACTCAATGACAATGGAATGCCTTGAAAAAGAGCTGACCATTGAAAGGGAACTCGGTCATAAGGCTGGTATATGCCTGGTTTATGGGAACATGGGCATTGTATTCGTCCGAAAGGGCAACTACGAAAAAGCAATAGATTTCTACAGGAGATCCCTGAAACTGGCGGAGGAACTGGGTGACAAATCTACAATCGCGAAGACTCTCTGGAACATTGGACACCTCTATATCAACACCGGACAGCTTGAAGTAGCTGAAGAGATTTTTACAAGAAGCATTTCAATAGACGAAATACTTGGCAATAATTCCATTCTAACAACTCATATCACAAAACTGGGTAATCTCTACAAGCTGCTTAACAGATATGAGAAGGCCGAAGAATGCTACGATAAATCTATCAGCTTAATTGATGAAACAGAACAGAAAAAAGAATATTTCGATAGCGTTTTTGAAAAGGCTGATCTCTATTACCGGCAGAAAAGGTACGAAGATGCCGGCAAATTAAATATGAAAGCTCATCAACTCGCTGAAGAAACCGGTGATAATGAACTGTTATTCAGTAGCAGTTTTCTTAGAAATCTGATCATTTCAGAGAAGGATTCGGATGAAGCGGTCAGGAACCTGGAAAATATGCTTGCATCATTCAGTACAGATGAGCAAAAAGCGGAACTGCACTTCGAGCTTCACAGAATACTGCATGATGACGATAACAGGAAAAGAGCACTTGAAAAATACTGGTTGCTTTACGAAAGTGATCCAAAGTACTCATACCTTGAAAGAATCAATTTACTGAAGGACTGAAGGAGAGCTGATTGAAAAATCAGCCCTCCATTAATTTGTAAGCTCAGCGAAGCAGAATCATGGGACTTGAGACCGTTCTGTTTTCGGAACGCAATACGCACAGGTACACACCGGACGGAAGCAAGTCGCCTGACTGATTCCTTCCGCTGAACTCAACACTGTGGCTGCCCGACTCTCTTTCTCCGGAGAATACTCTATTGACTATCCTCCCTGAAATATCAAGCACCGTTATTTCGATATCCGAAGAAACCTGTAAGGTATAGCTTATCTCAGTTAACGACCTGAAAGGATTCGGAGACAGTATGATGTCCATATCATCGCAGCGCTCAGGAGGATTATCCTCAATACCGGTTGTTGAATTGTACAGCATGATTACGCCGTTGGTTCCTGTAGAAACGGCATTATCACGATTTGTGCCGTTTACACCGAGAAGGGTTTCCAAAGTTCTGCTTCCCGGCTGCAGTAACCACTCCTCTCCCCCTCTTTCGGAGTAGAGAATCGTTCCAAGCGTTCCTACCGCCCATCCTGTGTAAACATTTACGAAATTAACAGATAGAAGATCGGAAAGCGTGCCGCTGACCTGTGGTGCCCATGCCTGTCCCGAATTACTCGAGTTGATTATCGTGCCGTTATTCCCGACCGCATGACAGATATTCGGAGTTGACATGAAGACATCGTTCAAATTCTGTGTTACACCGCTTGTCTGGGGATTCCAGTTGCCGCCGGCATCGAAAGTTCCCAGAATCAGTCCCCCATCGCCTACCGCAGTAACAGTCATATAATCATCAGCGCAGTGAACTCCATTCAGATCAGTTGAGCCGCTGTGCTGCTGTGTCCATGGTGAAAAACCGCCATCGGTAGTGGCAAGAATCAGCTCTCCCGCTCCAACAGCCCAGCCGTAGTTCAAATCAACAAAAGAAATACCATTCAATTCTGTTGTTACGCCGCTTGTCTGCAAATTCCAGACATCTCCCCCGTTTTCCGTGTATAGAATCGTTCCGCCTGCTCCCGCTACCCATCCGTGCAATTGATCTACAAAGGAAACACTGTTCAAATTCTCTATTGTATTGCTTATCTGAGAATCCCAGCTTACACCGCCATTATAGGTTACAAGAATAAGACCGTTGTTTCCTACTGCCCATCCGTGAAGGGAATCAACGAAACACACATCGTTCAGAAATTCAGTTGTTCCGCTTGTTCCCGGCACCCAGAAACCACCGGAATCAACTTCAGATGTTATTATGACATAGAATAACTCAGGAGTAATCGATGTGTTACTTGTTGCCAGAGTAGCTTCGTACTGGAAGTACGCAAATTCCTCATCCAGGATATCATCAAGGTTCCTGCCCCATTCCGTTATCGGATTTGACCAGGATCCCATGTTGCCAGGGTCATCGGACCCCCTTACTCTGAACGTTACTTCAGTGCCTGAAGGCAGACCCGCGTCCCAGAAGATATTCCCCCAGAATGAATCATCACGCGAATCTGTTGACATCTCAAGGATACTGGAAATAAGAGTTCCTATACTCTCGTATCCCTTCGGAGAATATTCTGAATATTCTAGTGGAGTCTGCTGAAGAAGCAGTTCACCGGCGTTTGAATAGTCGATATGGATAGATGTGTCGAAGCGATCCTCCCATGAAGTTACCGGACCCGGAACTCCCGGACCACTGAACCAGTCAGTCTGTTCTATGGAATTCGCGCCAAAAGCGTATGTGAAAAGAACTGTCGCTACTATTAGATATTTGAAATGCATTCCGCACTTCCTCTCATTTTGCTAAGGATGCAAATAACCCCATACGTATTCAATCATCTATATAAGAGTAAATAATTAAGTTCCTTTGTTTACACTCAAATAAAATTTCAAATAATCACACATCATTAATGAATATATTCAATTCTCCATTTTCTCCAAAAGAATCGGTCTGATTGAATGCATTTAAAATATTGAAGGCATTATCATAGCTGTTGAAAGGCTGTATCATTAATTCGCAGCTTGACACACTTACGATTCACTGCAATTATTCTGTTGTTATCATAAAAATATTTCCCAAGATAGAAACACTACTATGAAAAATGTAATTACTATTGCCCTGAGCATCGGGATTGTTCTCCTCTCAACCTGCGGAGACAATACGGGTCCTTCCGGATCAGACATCTCTCCTTCCACTCTGTCAGTAAACTTTACGGGTCAGGCCTGTAAATCCGGCGCAGGTAATACACAGGAACATGCCGCAGCGCCAGTTCTTTCATTTACAGGGCAGAATTCAACGGGTCAGAAGAGCAACTGTTTAGTAACAGCTTTCTGGAGCGTCTGTTCCGATCATGCGTTCAGCAGCTATATCCTTTACAGGTCAGAATCTTCCGACATATCATCCGATCCTTCATCAGCAGACGTTGTATGTGAAATCACTTCACCCAACACAACATTGTATGTAGATTCGGACATTATCTGGGAAACACAGTACTTCTACGTTCTTAAAACCGCTGATTCAGACGGCAACGGCGTATGGAGCAACGAGGTGTCCATAACTACACCGGTAATTGATTCCCCGACACCCTCCGTTCTGTCGGTGGAAGATGTTACCTGGTATAATGTCGATCTATCCTGGACTACGTGCCCCAATCCGAACTTCGAGTCCTACAGGCTGTACAGATCGTTGACACCGAATATTGAAGATGATTCCACACTTGCAGATATTGTATGTGATCTTTCCTGGTCATTGGATACCGCTTATACGGATACCACAGTAACCTTCTCCACGCTTTATCACTATGCGATGCTTACAACAAATACTGAGGATCGCTCCAGCTGGAGCAATGAGATTTCTGTGAATACCACAATGGATATACCGGACGATGTCGTAGCGACAATAGATGTAGGTAATGACCCATGGGGCATTACTTCACTTCCTTCGGGTAACTACATCTATGTAACGAATCGAGGTGATGATAACGTATCTGTTATACGCACATCCGACAATTCAGTTACAGCGACAATAAATGTTGGAGAAAAACCCTATGGGATCTGCGCTCTTCCATCCGGTTCTTACGTATACGTTACAAACTGGGGCTCAGACAACGTTTCAGTCATCCGGACTTCGGACAACGCAATTGTAGCAACCATCGATGTTGGAACTCGACCTGTCGGAATATGCACACTTCCATCGGGTGAATACGTTTACGTTACAAATCGTGATGACAATAATGTTTCAGTAATTCGTACATCCGATAACTCGGTGATTGAAACTGTAGATGCGGGAACGAACCCTTATCGCATCTGTTCCCTTCCATCAGGGGAATACCTGTACGTTACGAATTGGAGTTCAAACAGCGTTTCAGTAATCCGTACTTCAGACAATTCAGTGGTGAAAACCATCAACATGTTTACAAATCCTATAGGTATATGCACACTCCCATCAGGAGAGTACGTGTACGTATCCAATTACGGCAACGATCTTGCCGCGATTATCCGTACCTCCGACAATTCAGTTATGGAAACCGTGGATGTTGGTAATGGACCATGGGGTATCCATTCACACCCCTCCGGTGAGTGTATTTACGTCGCAGACAGTACCGATGACACGATATCCCTGATTCGCGCCTCTGACAACCAAGTGGTAAGAGCCATAGATGTTGGCAGAAATCCTTCCAGTATATGTTCGCTTCCAACGGGAACCGCAGTATACATAGTCAATTACGCTGATGGGACTATCTCAGTGATGCAGTAGAGGAATTCTGTATATTCAGATATCCAACTCTTACTTTAAGAACAAACCGGTTTCTCTACCTGACAACCACCATGTTACTCGTACCCGTCCATTCCGGCGTTGAGATCCTTACACAGTAAACTCCCGCAGGAACGGGATTTCCATCGGTATCTGCAAGTTCCCATTGGACGCTGTGCTCACCCGCGGTCATTTCATCCGCCTCAATGGTTGCCGCAACTCTTCCGGATATATCGTATACATCTATTCTCGTCATGCCGTCAGTCGCAATACTGAAGGGTATGGTAACACTGTTTATCGCAGGGCTGGGATATACAGCGTTGATACCGTTGATGTATTCCTGAAGATCCCCACCCTCAAATCCCGTCCCCGTAACTGTGATTGTTCCCTGGTAGGAGACACAATCCCTCGCCCAGGCTACAACTGATATTGTGCCTGTAGAGGATGGATTGACATAGAAAGTACACTCTCCCGCAGAATTCGCGGTATCAACCTCGTAAATATCTCCAGTTTGCCAATCACCCTTCTGAAGACAGATTCTGGCTCCGCTGACAGGGCTTCCGCCCGAAGATACGGCAACAGTCAGGTTTGTTGCTCCGGAAATACTCGTAGTATGGACAGCTTCAAGGATGGATACATCGCGCGACCACATGGGAAGCTCCGGATCTCCAAAAAGGTTGTATCCCTTCACGCACCAGTCTTCGGCCTCACCATTGGGCCAGCACATAGCATCGTTACCCATTGCATGGGCTACGCCGAGTATGTACAGATCATCGTTCCACATTACATCGTAAAAATACCTGCTCAGCACTTCGCTTACGCCATATCCAGGGTTGCCGGGATTGCCCAAACCGTACCTTGCATTGAATGCACCGAATCCACCGCCTTCGGGTGAATTGTTCCATGCGTCACCCATGCATTCGTATAAATCCAGATGCCCGATAAGACATGATATGGAATTCCAGATCGCCGGAAGACCTCCGCTTGAGATATTGGTAAGATTCTTGAAATCGCTTACAGAATAAGACCCTCCGGGAAGCGAAAATCCCGTAGGTCCGCCATGGCTTGCATGGTATACATGATGAGGCCCGGCATTGAGCATACTGTCCGTTATCGCGAAGCTGTTGTTTGCGTTTGAATCGTAACACTTCTCCTCTTCCCATTCTGATGGGACATAGGGAGATATTAGCTCTGCACCGGCGGAACCGTAACAACCCGGCCACAGCATTTCAGTTGTGTATCCGATCCTCTCTTCAATTTCTGAACTTTCAAAATAATCGGTAGATGAGACACCTTCGTAAACGAAAACCTTTTCGTTGAATATCGTACACTCATCGGTCGAATTAACACTTGCCCTTCCCGTCCAGAGATCCGGATGATAGTCGACGTTATCATCCTCGAACTCACCCCAGATATGGTTATTATTGCTGTCCCACAGGTCAGCTCCGGGAATCATATCGTTGATATCGGACCAGTAGAGATCAACGGGCGGATACTCTTCAACAGTACCGAGGGTTATCAGAACATCCCTGCCAGTTACTACATTGTCATCACCATAGATGAGAACGTATTCAACTCCTTCATCGCGGCAGTCTGTAAGGAAAGCTCGGATTTCCTGCTGCAGATCATAGCAGCTGTAGTTATTATTAATCCAGGTTGTCGTATAAACATTGGCCGGTACGCCCTTTGAAGTTTTCCAGTCCGCCAGTTCCTGAGCGTAACTTTCGTAAGCATCGATTGTAATGATTACGTACTCACCGTATGTCAGATCCTTTGAATCAACGATTGCTGCACCCGAACAGGATACTCCCTCCGGGTTTGCCACCGTATTCCTGATTATCTCCTGTGAACGAAGTTCGCTCTGTATACTCCTCCTGGAAACAGTAGATGCCTCAGGACTGCTTTCGTAAGTAACTCTCAGTTTCAGATCGGTAAGAATGTCAACCGTCCTGCTTATGGGGTTCCATCTTGCGGGAAATACCTTCACATACGCAACAGGAATTCCAAGTATGACACTTGATCCTGCGAACTCAACGGAATTTGAGGGATAAAAAGAATTGGAATTGTAAATTGCCGGATCCGGCTGAACAGGAGCTACATCCCACTCAACTGAAAATGGAACCGGAGTCTGTTCCGGCATTACATTGTGCCGTCCCCTTACACAATTGAATTCATCATTGATAATTTCAATCTCAGTAGCCATGCAGCCTGTTGGCAGAGCTATCGTCTCTGTATAGGCGGGAAGACTTGGCTCACCAATATTATTTATGAGCCCCATTCCCGTGCCGGTTATTCTCGTGTAGATGCCGGCCTCAGAGATGTTTATTGCTGAAGCGTTAATCGGTATTGAAACGATTATTTCACCTGCGCCGGCAGCTAGAGCGATTACAAGAACAGTGCTTATGAGAAGAGTTTTCATAATTATCCTGTCGTTTATCGTTTTGTCAGTTGCGGAATTCCCGAAGAAGCGAACCTGTTGTAAGCGAAACAGCAGCAACAGAAAGTAATTTCCTGAGTATCCCGAATTTCTTTTAGTATGGTCTCACCAGGAGAAAACGATACTTCTTCATATTACCGATTGTCAAACCTTGATTAAGATCCATGTAATCCAATCCCGATAGCTGATAACTGATTTTTATCAATACCGTAAAGAACTCACGATACTAAAAAATCAAGATGTCAGCTGATGTCCCGGTTCCATACTGAATACTTCGCTAATTCTGATATCTACTCTATCACCACCAGACGCTGTGTCGCTGAAAAATCACCCGAGATCATCCTGCAGAAGTAAATGCCGGGAGTGAACTCACCAAGCTGAACCTGGTGTACTCCGGGGGAGTACTCTACTCGAGAGGGAGTAATTACAAGATGTCCTGTGAGATCGTAGATGGAGAGTTCTACCTGTGAATACTCGGGAACAGCAATGCCTACGCTAAGA includes these proteins:
- a CDS encoding tetratricopeptide repeat protein, with the protein product MLNVIPRFIQSQVIDRIRQGEIAATAIFIDISGFTPMAEKLYKHGKVGSEVLSSVLNDTFQPIISKIYSFGGFISSFPGDAISAIFPSKSPDEIEPLVRIIQSQFSDESRKTQFGDFFISARLGVSQGSVLWGIVGKARKKTFFFRGKAISNSAEATDSCSPGEAVFVDNPNIPLKPVSSEYFQDIPDSIPKFTDIRTRIASRFTHQKVLGINEITGEFREIVPIFISFREMNIFRELNEFASMVLNAAAGFGGYFNGLFFEDKGASALVLFGAPVTYENNVERALEFILSIREDTRWDIRAGMSKGIAYTGVIGSKLRCTYTAIGDVANTAARIMSKAQWNQILVSDDVLQDLEIEYQTISLPPLILKGKTQAVSVLELVGGRRGINRNPFSDKFVGRSGELEKAQLFCTSLLEEKRSGGILYIYGDPGMGKSRLLFELSKELSDSCRTITIKTDDVLRKSLNPFIGFLKKYFNQEDSQSHIDNKIDFEEVWENLIEDVLEIEDTKSSDNVVDALENLHSVIGAMLGFHWGGSFYETLDAMGRFENTLYAINELFIAFSLLRPTIILLEDLQWLDRDSGKAFEFLSRNMKNYPLIIMVSSRLNDDGSKPALSLEDAIPKHEIVLDVLSDESSLELIIDLLEYPPEKELSSFVMSRTEGNPFYIEQFCLYLIENGHIGFENGTSSLVRKDQEIPSGIKTVLIARLDRLPEELRELVQCASILGQEFDTLILSEMQDRKDISGLLTAGEKEIIWTSSPAGSLYTFRHPLLRDASYDMQLRGHLRKLHSKAAKAVLKLYPDDKDQYISLAHHYENAKMFKEAILYHELAANYARDNYRNYDAIEMYDKLNTFYSWTEDVFMTESCVIFKSVDAPGFEDIPVIESVLKYISILSNQAAVLQISGEWDRAENTRRTILELALRINDMPAIAEAQYQLGKQLSRKGTNDESLDLLTLSLSLFTNIGDQNGITKVLGSIGVVHWHKGNSDEAMKCYEEQLDISLSESNLKETSLAHANMGVLEFTRRNSDKAMEHFKKHLELAIESGDRREEAKALGNLGIAYSSEENYSMTMECLEKELTIERELGHKAGICLVYGNMGIVFVRKGNYEKAIDFYRRSLKLAEELGDKSTIAKTLWNIGHLYINTGQLEVAEEIFTRSISIDEILGNNSILTTHITKLGNLYKLLNRYEKAEECYDKSISLIDETEQKKEYFDSVFEKADLYYRQKRYEDAGKLNMKAHQLAEETGDNELLFSSSFLRNLIISEKDSDEAVRNLENMLASFSTDEQKAELHFELHRILHDDDNRKRALEKYWLLYESDPKYSYLERINLLKD
- a CDS encoding T9SS type A sorting domain-containing protein — its product is MHFKYLIVATVLFTYAFGANSIEQTDWFSGPGVPGPVTSWEDRFDTSIHIDYSNAGELLLQQTPLEYSEYSPKGYESIGTLISSILEMSTDSRDDSFWGNIFWDAGLPSGTEVTFRVRGSDDPGNMGSWSNPITEWGRNLDDILDEEFAYFQYEATLATSNTSITPELFYVIITSEVDSGGFWVPGTSGTTEFLNDVCFVDSLHGWAVGNNGLILVTYNGGVSWDSQISNTIENLNSVSFVDQLHGWVAGAGGTILYTENGGDVWNLQTSGVTTELNGISFVDLNYGWAVGAGELILATTDGGFSPWTQQHSGSTDLNGVHCADDYMTVTAVGDGGLILGTFDAGGNWNPQTSGVTQNLNDVFMSTPNICHAVGNNGTIINSSNSGQAWAPQVSGTLSDLLSVNFVNVYTGWAVGTLGTILYSERGGEEWLLQPGSRTLETLLGVNGTNRDNAVSTGTNGVIMLYNSTTGIEDNPPERCDDMDIILSPNPFRSLTEISYTLQVSSDIEITVLDISGRIVNRVFSGERESGSHSVEFSGRNQSGDLLPSGVYLCVLRSENRTVSSPMILLR
- a CDS encoding YncE family protein → MKNVITIALSIGIVLLSTCGDNTGPSGSDISPSTLSVNFTGQACKSGAGNTQEHAAAPVLSFTGQNSTGQKSNCLVTAFWSVCSDHAFSSYILYRSESSDISSDPSSADVVCEITSPNTTLYVDSDIIWETQYFYVLKTADSDGNGVWSNEVSITTPVIDSPTPSVLSVEDVTWYNVDLSWTTCPNPNFESYRLYRSLTPNIEDDSTLADIVCDLSWSLDTAYTDTTVTFSTLYHYAMLTTNTEDRSSWSNEISVNTTMDIPDDVVATIDVGNDPWGITSLPSGNYIYVTNRGDDNVSVIRTSDNSVTATINVGEKPYGICALPSGSYVYVTNWGSDNVSVIRTSDNAIVATIDVGTRPVGICTLPSGEYVYVTNRDDNNVSVIRTSDNSVIETVDAGTNPYRICSLPSGEYLYVTNWSSNSVSVIRTSDNSVVKTINMFTNPIGICTLPSGEYVYVSNYGNDLAAIIRTSDNSVMETVDVGNGPWGIHSHPSGECIYVADSTDDTISLIRASDNQVVRAIDVGRNPSSICSLPTGTAVYIVNYADGTISVMQ
- a CDS encoding T9SS type A sorting domain-containing protein, with product MKTLLISTVLVIALAAGAGEIIVSIPINASAINISEAGIYTRITGTGMGLINNIGEPSLPAYTETIALPTGCMATEIEIINDEFNCVRGRHNVMPEQTPVPFSVEWDVAPVQPDPAIYNSNSFYPSNSVEFAGSSVILGIPVAYVKVFPARWNPISRTVDILTDLKLRVTYESSPEASTVSRRSIQSELRSQEIIRNTVANPEGVSCSGAAIVDSKDLTYGEYVIITIDAYESYAQELADWKTSKGVPANVYTTTWINNNYSCYDLQQEIRAFLTDCRDEGVEYVLIYGDDNVVTGRDVLITLGTVEEYPPVDLYWSDINDMIPGADLWDSNNNHIWGEFEDDNVDYHPDLWTGRASVNSTDECTIFNEKVFVYEGVSSTDYFESSEIEERIGYTTEMLWPGCYGSAGAELISPYVPSEWEEEKCYDSNANNSFAITDSMLNAGPHHVYHASHGGPTGFSLPGGSYSVSDFKNLTNISSGGLPAIWNSISCLIGHLDLYECMGDAWNNSPEGGGFGAFNARYGLGNPGNPGYGVSEVLSRYFYDVMWNDDLYILGVAHAMGNDAMCWPNGEAEDWCVKGYNLFGDPELPMWSRDVSILEAVHTTSISGATNLTVAVSSGGSPVSGARICLQKGDWQTGDIYEVDTANSAGECTFYVNPSSTGTISVVAWARDCVSYQGTITVTGTGFEGGDLQEYINGINAVYPSPAINSVTIPFSIATDGMTRIDVYDISGRVAATIEADEMTAGEHSVQWELADTDGNPVPAGVYCVRISTPEWTGTSNMVVVR